The genomic window CAGTTTTTATGTTCTGTTTATTCAGACAACCCTTTATTGCATTACATTGTTAAATAAGGCAGAACTGCtctttttacacagaaaaaaaagtcaacttttAAATATCATAAAATATGACCTAAAAGCTGCTGCATGTTGGGATAAAACAGAACGTTcggaaaaataaaacttttctaTGAAGACAGCACAATGGAATGCATTCCAAAATGCACTGAGATGCTTCAGGtgaatcagccaatcagagtgcagCCTGAGGTGAaaggaaaggggggggggggggggttcagcATGGTGCGGCACTGTCAAAACCAAGATAGAAATACAGTACGACATGTACAAGAGACGTGTCCAATAAGATGCATAAGAGATTGTTTGAGTTCTAGTAATGACATTTCCTGCAATGTAAACCCTGCTCATCCCCTGCAGGTCAAATCCATGATGCAAGATAAAGGAGTGGCTCAGAGTGCGACGTTTTCTTTAGATATCATGCGCTTGCTGTTTTTCGATCTTTGATTTCAAGTGCTCCTTGTATGCCAGGATGTCCCTATTCCACTTTGTGATGGTTTGGTTCTCACACACCCAGATCTCCTGAGCCACCTGgaggaaaaaagacaaagattaTAATGGGTCCAACTACAACTGGTTAGGTTAAATCTGCGATCATTTAAAGTGGCAACGGACACATTTTTTTGCATAATGTACTGGCTATATAGTGACACCATCAGCATTTAAGCCTCACTTCCACAGTGCAATTCTTTCTGCCAACTGGTACGATCTCCagggaaaataaatgtttgattaACAGCAAGAAAGAAGTCCATCAACCATTTAAACAATCATCTACCTTCCCCGTAATATGCCGGTTGACCTCGCCCTCTGCTTATAGAGCaagaagctcctggacctcattgtctcTGCTATTTGCTGACATATTTGGTTgatgttcttctttgagttagctgctaactgatTTTTAAATCTCATGACGGTAGGTTGCAATTATAGCACTTTGACCAACACTCACAGCAATCCAGTCCTGCCTgttgtcccttttacacaggtGTCTATCGGCACTGTACCATCTCCACTGTGGAACAACTCTGTCCCAACATAAcgtgattgtaccttttatactgAATGGTGAGGCTGAATAACACCAACATTCCTGCCTTAAACAGGCAAGTGAGAGGGGCTTTTGTCTGATCAAAGTAACATCAACGGAGCAACGTGAGGTTTGATATCAGTTTCTTTTGTTGAGGTTGATATTAAGTGTTTTCCTCTCCCTTTTTTGCCATTCACCTTCTATCTTTGTTTATTGCCGTGCATAAATGCTTCAAGGTGAGTGTGGTGATATTCATCATCAAAACCCAGATATTAAGTGATATTTTTACTGTTCCAAGGAGAACAGAAAGTGATCTGGTTGTCTTTGAGAAGCAGCACCCAGAATACCACTTGGAAGTGTTAGAAGGGGGGAAGTtcaaaagttgtctgtttccactttaaacgAGTCCACTCAATGATAAACATACCTGTTGAATTAGCCTGAAGTCGTGGCTAACCAGCATCATGCCACCTTCAAACTCGTTGACGGCTTCTGCCAAAGCGTCGATGGTCTCAATATCCAAGTGATTGGTGGGCTCGTCAAGGAACAGCATGTGAGGGTTCTGCCAGGCCAGCCAGGCAAAACACACCCGGCACTTCTGACCATCTGACAAGTTCCGGATCGGACTGACCTGGAAGAAAATTAAGATGTAAATTAAGTGACAGttgcagaaaaagagaaaaacagaaactcAAATACTTTTGCACTTCCCTATTTTGTCTCATTTGGAAGAGTATCCCAATCCTACCTGCTGTTTTCCTGTAAGCCCATAGCGACCAATGATCTTCCTcatctcctctttttctttgatctcagggaaacacttcatcATGTACTCCAGAGGAGACAGGTCCAGTTCCAGCTGCTCTGTCAGATGCTGTAACATAGGCAGATACGCAAGCGAAGTTTAGATTTATAGATAATAGGTCTCACAGGTCTTGCATAAAATAACTTGTCCTTAATTAGATGGAGCCTTTTCAGATTACTCTCATGTTCTCTGGTCTTTAAAGGGATGACACTCAAGAGTATAATTAAAAATGCAGGCGAAATAATGTGCTGTCAACAGACTCAGTGTTTTACCTGGTGATATCTGCCAATCTTGACATGAGAATGTTTGCGGATCATGCCGTCGGTGGGAAGGAGctacaaaagagaaaaataaacttGAATACTCTGAACACGACTGCAGGTTAATGTGGAATAATGTGGATATATACTGTGCCTACCTCTCCCATCAGCAGCTTTAGCAGGGTGGACTTCCCCGCTCCATTGGGCCCCACCAGTGCCACTCGTGTATCCAAGTCAATACCAAACTCCAGGTTTTTATATATGTGCGGCTGTAGGACATTAACAGATGAATGAGACTGCGGAATGCATTTATATTTCAGTGAAAAGTCCATGCTGTAATATTAACTCTACTCACTGTGTTGTCACTGTACTTGAAGCTCACGTTCTGAACCATGATAACAGGAGGAGGAATCTTCCCACAgggaggaaaataaaatgacagagTCTGTGGGAGGAAAGGGGGGCAGGGATATTAGAACCATGGCAATATCATACATGAGCCAATGACCTCAGTTCATCAAAATGTGTCTCAGTGTCAAAAGTAGGACTGAACAATTAATTTAGTATTAACTGTGATTAGGAAAGTCTGAAAACCACTGCTCAAGACTACTGATACTAGTTTCCAAACCATTTCATCCATATCAGTAACCAACATCATTACAGTACCTTGTCATTCACAACTTTTTCAGTCAAGCCTGAGGCCACCATCTTCTGCAGCGTCTTCTCTTTGCTCTGAGCCTGTCGTGCCAGCTTTGCAGAGCCGTGACCAAACCTGGCAATGTAATTCTAGAGGAGAGGGATGTAAAAAGAACAATGAGTACACGTCTTGATGTGGCTAATGACAAACAGAATAATTATGGTTTGCAAAGCTTTAAAAGGCATGTGACTGCTCTAATTAAAAGTTCCTTGTTTCAAAAGAGTCTGCTCTGAACCAGTCATTGTGTGCAGTGAAAATGTTCGACCACATGGTGTCTCTCATTTACCTTCATGTGTGTAATCTGGTCCTGTTCCCAGTTGAAGCGCTTCATCTGGTTCTCTTCCAGCTCCTCTCTGGTCTTCACGTACTGGTCATAGTTACCCTTAAAGCAAAAATAGAATTGCATGGTCATCCAACAGGGCGGCAAACCGACACATAATTAGTAACAACCTCCCCCTGGTTTCCATATTTAGCATTATAGGGTCACATACGGTACACCCCATTCAAGATTCTTTTGAAGACGTTCCAAGGGATGCTGagactgtttttctttctggcactgtgcttctttattttactgtaaggCGTCAGTGGATTCAGCAAAGCGTTCTTACCGTGTAGTACTTCAGTTTCCTCTGATGCAAGTGGATGATGTTGGTGCACACACCGTTCAGGAAGTCTTGAGAGTGTGAGATGAGCACAAGGATTCGCTTGAACCTGACAACAAGACGCAGGATGAGCAATTCATATAAACTGTTTTGACTAATTTAAAGAGAGGAAGTAGAGTGTGGACTTACGAACGAAGCTCCTCCTCCAACCACACACAAGCATCCAGATCCAGGTGGTTAGTGGGCTCGTCAAGCAACAGCATGAAGGGTTTGATGAACAGGGCTCTGGACAAATAGAGAACAGTAATTACAATTTCATTTAGtggaagctttttttttccatgtgaaacttgttttgttttttactactACTCCTCCATGGGTTTTGTGTGACGAATCATTAGCTTCCACAGTTTGACTTGAAAAATGTCTTAATTTGACAGCAAAGCATGAACTTTgtgaagaaacaaaaacaagttgTGCCATCGGCAGATTCAGCTAAACTTGGCACCAAGTGTGTCATTAACAATTTGAAGTGGTAGTAACAGTGCTCCAAATTCAGAATGGAGGGTGTACAAagttgaaggtccagtgtgtaagattaagAGGGATTAAGTCGCATCCAGCAGTGAGTAATGCAGACTCCAAACAGCTAAAACTCCTCCCAGTTAGaagtccttcagtgtttatttttcaaaagtctttttactgggagctggaTTATTAGCaaaggtcttttcctctccaaaacaaactgaccaggtgatttaaacaggtaaaaaacaacaacaacactaaatttaagtttcacattttaaaagtgtCTTCCCGATGCTCTTGTTACAGAAGGGCCCTATCAAAAGCCAGGGTTTAGTTTGTCTGTTATGAGCTACTGTAAAGACATTGCAATCTCTACATacgaggacccactccctatgtatgTAGATATtaagtaataaaaatacaatgattcttaatttcaggtgattatacaatgAAGAAAACATACTAATTGTGATTTTTCAcatatctgccaatatatccccctaacaTTACACACAGGAGTTTTGTAAATCTAAGTTTTAGGTAACAGGCTAGTCTATGTTACAATGTTTGGTCTTCAACTTTCAACTGCAAACTTAAGGGGCAAAAAGCAAGAGCACTTTGCCCCAAACATATCTGCATAGTAGCTCCGAATGTAGTATTTTTACACATGGCATAACGGAAATCGGATGACTAGACTGTTCAAATTCAAACCTAAgtagacagagagaaaggatGCATCACATTGTCACTCAACGGCGTAATACTTAGCACTTCTTCTGTACCTGGCCAGAGCTACACGCATCCTCCATCCTCCACTGAAGTCCTTCAGTTTCTTCTGCTGCATAGCAGCGGTGAAACCCAAACCATGGAGGATCCGAGAGGCTCGCACCTCTGCCTTGTCTGCATCCAGCTCCTCCAGACGCTCATACAGCTCCATCAGCTTCTCACATTCAGCTATGCAAGGATAACAAAATGGCATTTGCTATTAATTTCAACCAATATAGCTACAGAACAACTATATGTGAAACAGTTGTCCTTATCTTTGCTTCAAATCACGTCAGCTACACTTAACTAGGACATTCTGTTAAATCTATTCAAGCATTCGGTTTGTTGTGGCAATTAATTTCCCCTCTGCACTTAGTGCTTAGTCCATCACATGCAACTCACAGTCCTCATGGGCAAgcctctctgcctccttctcCAGCATAATCCTCTGTTCATCCACCTCCATGACACACTGCAGAGCGGTCTTTTCGCTGGGGGCCATCTCCCGGGTCAAGTGGTAGATATCTATGTGCTCTGGAATTGGAATCTCCCGATGCCCGATGGCTGACAACAACATGGACTTTCCTGGCAGATGCAAGTAGATAAGACAATTTTGCTTGACATAGtgtatgacataaaaatccAGTCTGTACAACATTCATCCCATTTCAATTTAGGGGAACTGCTGTAAATGAGAACATGTGTTAATGTGGTGACTGAATACAGTATGTATGTGCTGTTCTTTGTGTGGAAACAATCTAACTTTTAAGATGTTCTTATAATGGCATCAGGTACTGGGATATGTACAGGCTACTGACTAACAATATCACGTGCCACAAGAGACTTTTTACCTGTGCCATTAAGGCCAATAAGACCATAGCGTCTGCCTGAGTTGAGCTCCAGGCTGGTGTCTGCTAGCAGCTCTTGACCGTGGAAGGTGAGCGACAGGCTGCTAATGTGGACATCAGTGCTGTTGGGGTGTGAGGCCAGAACGCCGGTCACTGCGCGTGCCTCAGTCTTTGCTAGTTCAAATTCATCCAGCTCCTTTGTCAAACTGGCGACccctataaaaacaaaatactgttCACCATTTCGCTTACATTTCAAGTTACACACGAACCTACTGGACAGAAAAAGCAAGTTTAAGTGTAGTATATAAccaagcagaaatgtatatatCAATCCAAAGCCAAAACTGATCACCAGAATGATACAAGCCCTAGTAACTCACAATTTAGCTATAATATTAAGTTTAAGATCAGTCCTCTTACCATTGCTCTCTGCTCCATTAAGCTGGGTCTCTTGTTCACCCTCCCCATTTAGCTCATCAGTTTTCTTGGTACGCTGGCGGGCTTTGGCAGCCTCCTTCTTCTTTGCTGCCTTCTTCTTGGCTAAGTCGGATGGCATGGTTGTGAAAATCTATTcaataatagaaaataaaaaggaaaaaaagagacagatttCAACATTCTTATTATCCAGCAATACCATGTTATGTCATGTAAAACGGTGCCATTCCCAAACTCTCAATTTTTGGGGATTTCAAAACTTTGGGACAACTCTAATTGTGACAGTCAGATATTATAAAAGTGTGAAAATGGGTAAAAGTGGCCAATCGCTTACAGAAAGTGGCTTTTAATAGTGGTTGGTAGGGAAACACTATTCGACGGTGGCAACAGACTTCGACACAACACACCGGTAACTGAACTCAGAGTGTAGCGCCAGCTTACAGCCGAGTTTAAGAAAGGACTGACGCTACTGAAGGCCTTACATGGTTAACGGTACAGCCTAGGGAGCGGTGATGGTGGTGACAATGCCAACGACGACCGCATTTCGCTTCCTTCCAGTCCCACCTGCTCGCACGTTGGGCTCCTCACAATATAAAACCCGATAGCCCCAAGTGTTGGAAGCTAACGGTAAGTTAGCTGATGCCGCTCACATCAACGGTAGAGCGGTCACTTCACGATGAATTAACCGACGACAGTACCTAAACATATGTTTTAGCTGATTACGACA from Epinephelus lanceolatus isolate andai-2023 chromosome 20, ASM4190304v1, whole genome shotgun sequence includes these protein-coding regions:
- the LOC117264642 gene encoding ATP-binding cassette sub-family F member 2 yields the protein MPSDLAKKKAAKKKEAAKARQRTKKTDELNGEGEQETQLNGAESNGVASLTKELDEFELAKTEARAVTGVLASHPNSTDVHISSLSLTFHGQELLADTSLELNSGRRYGLIGLNGTGKSMLLSAIGHREIPIPEHIDIYHLTREMAPSEKTALQCVMEVDEQRIMLEKEAERLAHEDSECEKLMELYERLEELDADKAEVRASRILHGLGFTAAMQQKKLKDFSGGWRMRVALARALFIKPFMLLLDEPTNHLDLDACVWLEEELRSFKRILVLISHSQDFLNGVCTNIIHLHQRKLKYYTGNYDQYVKTREELEENQMKRFNWEQDQITHMKNYIARFGHGSAKLARQAQSKEKTLQKMVASGLTEKVVNDKTLSFYFPPCGKIPPPVIMVQNVSFKYSDNTPHIYKNLEFGIDLDTRVALVGPNGAGKSTLLKLLMGELLPTDGMIRKHSHVKIGRYHQHLTEQLELDLSPLEYMMKCFPEIKEKEEMRKIIGRYGLTGKQQVSPIRNLSDGQKCRVCFAWLAWQNPHMLFLDEPTNHLDIETIDALAEAVNEFEGGMMLVSHDFRLIQQVAQEIWVCENQTITKWNRDILAYKEHLKSKIEKQQAHDI